One genomic window of Methanosarcina acetivorans C2A includes the following:
- a CDS encoding indole-3-glycerol-phosphate synthase, with amino-acid sequence MHDSILHILNTTKTRIQNFGADIHTEETQPQFQKRDFIAAVAAVRADGRMPVIAEVKPASPGKSFREIPPAEAAELAWEMEEAGAVAISVLTEPGVFRGSLENLKQVRKTVCLPVLRKDFIIDRRQLEETGSDLILLIAGILGPELDAFVDLALEKGFEPLVEVHNSEELELALETDTKLIGINNRNFETLKIDLATTEALAPLIREYDLDHGTSHIIISESGMNSPADVRRVIEAGADAVLIGSALMESDSVFEKTKEFVQSFCWRE; translated from the coding sequence ATGCACGATTCAATCCTCCACATCCTCAATACAACAAAGACCCGGATCCAGAATTTTGGGGCCGACATCCATACGGAAGAAACGCAGCCTCAGTTCCAGAAAAGGGACTTTATCGCAGCTGTTGCAGCTGTAAGGGCAGACGGGCGGATGCCTGTAATTGCGGAAGTCAAACCGGCATCACCGGGGAAGAGTTTCAGGGAAATCCCACCGGCAGAGGCTGCCGAGCTTGCATGGGAGATGGAGGAGGCCGGAGCTGTTGCAATTTCCGTCCTTACCGAACCCGGGGTTTTTCGGGGTTCACTCGAAAACCTGAAACAGGTCAGGAAAACCGTATGTCTGCCTGTGCTCAGAAAGGACTTCATAATTGACAGACGGCAGCTTGAGGAAACGGGAAGTGACCTTATACTCCTGATTGCAGGTATCCTGGGACCGGAGCTCGATGCCTTTGTTGACCTTGCCCTTGAAAAGGGCTTTGAGCCGCTGGTTGAGGTCCACAACAGTGAAGAGCTCGAACTTGCGCTGGAAACCGATACAAAGCTCATCGGGATTAACAACCGGAACTTCGAGACCCTTAAAATCGACCTGGCTACCACAGAAGCACTTGCCCCCCTTATCCGGGAATACGACTTGGACCACGGGACCAGTCACATCATCATAAGCGAGAGCGGGATGAACAGTCCTGCGGATGTAAGGCGCGTGATAGAGGCAGGGGCTGATGCTGTGCTGATAGGGTCTGCACTTATGGAAAGCGACTCTGTTTTTGAGAAAACAAAAGAATTCGTCCAGAGTTTTTGCTGGCGTGAATAA